The Amycolatopsis methanolica 239 nucleotide sequence GGCCGTTGCGGCTGATCCACGTCGGGGAGAACGCGGACTGCCTCGCCGCGGCCGAGGACGCGGCGGCGGTTCCGGGCGTGGAGATCCGGAGCGGGACGCGAACCGGCCACCCCGCGGAACGCCTGATCGAGGAATCGGCCACCGCGTCGGTGGTGGTGCTGGGCTCGCACGGGCTCGGCGGGTTCCCCGGCATGCTGCTCGGGTCCGTGGCGGGCGCGCTCGCGGCGTACGCGCACTGTCCGGTCGTCGTGGTGCGCGGCGCCCCACCGGAGGACGCTCCCGTGGCCGCCGGGATCGACGCCTCGCCGGGCGGTGACGCGGCACTGGCGTTCGCGCTCGACGAAGCGAACCTGCGCCGCGTGCCGCTGCTCGCGGTGCACACCTGGACCGACATGACGATGGGGGAGACCTGGTCGGTGCTGCCGATCGACGCCGACTACGGCGCCGTCGCCGAGGACGAGCGCCGCCTGCTGGCCGAGCGGCTCGCCGGGTGGCGGGAGAAGTACCCGGACGTGGACCTGCGCCCGGTGGTGGTGCGCGACCGTCCGGTGCGCGGGCTGCTCACGGCAGGCCCGGACGCCCAGCTCATCGTGGTGGGCTCGCGCGGGCGCGCCGATTTCGGCGGTGTGGGGCTGGGTTCGACGAGCCAGGCGCTGCTGCACCACGGCCCGTGCCCGGTGGCGGTCGTCCGGTGAGCCTGCGCAGGGACGCCTACCGGCGCGAGCTGGTGCGGCTGCAGGGCGAGCTGGTGAAGATCCAGGAGTGGGTCCGCGCCGAGCGCAGGCGGCTCGTGGTGATCTTCGAGGGCCGGGACGGCGCGGGCAAGGGCAGCACCGTCAAGCGGGTCACCGAGTACCTCAACCCGCGGGTGGCGCGCATCGTCGCCCTGCCCCGGCCGGACGAGCGGGAGCGCGGCGAGTGGTACTTCCAGCGCTACGTCGCGCAGCTGCCCGCGGCCGGGGAGATCGTGCTGATGGACCGCAGCTGGTACAACCGCGCGGGCGTGGAACGGGTCATG carries:
- a CDS encoding universal stress protein; this translates as MAREQKAVLACVDGSARALDAVRWAARDAALRKRPLRLIHVGENADCLAAAEDAAAVPGVEIRSGTRTGHPAERLIEESATASVVVLGSHGLGGFPGMLLGSVAGALAAYAHCPVVVVRGAPPEDAPVAAGIDASPGGDAALAFALDEANLRRVPLLAVHTWTDMTMGETWSVLPIDADYGAVAEDERRLLAERLAGWREKYPDVDLRPVVVRDRPVRGLLTAGPDAQLIVVGSRGRADFGGVGLGSTSQALLHHGPCPVAVVR